One window from the genome of Cryptomeria japonica chromosome 6, Sugi_1.0, whole genome shotgun sequence encodes:
- the LOC131035124 gene encoding magnesium protoporphyrin IX methyltransferase, chloroplastic, whose protein sequence is MTMAAMANAATGRMCNTHNITIHSIAQTANLRPQNHSLWPQNYNEFTGVAKFEHPKSSFPKRCNTIMSASSSEVLTETAQALSSGLDETAFALLGGGAIAALAAALSFADPEKRRKQQAAETGGDEKEVVRNYFNTAGFERWKRIYGETADVNSVQLDIREGHAQTVEKVLQMVKKDGSLNGISVCDAGCGTGSLSIPLAMEGAIVYANDISSSMVAEAERKANEVLKPSSLGSTLVKPTFETKDLESLDGKYHTVACLDVLIHYPQDKAGEMIAHLASLAEKRLILSFAPKTLYYSVLKRIGELFPGPSKATRAYLHSEEDVEAALRAAGWEVRRRDMTATKFYFSRLLEAVPAVSR, encoded by the coding sequence ATGACGATGGCTGCAATGGCGAACGCTGCGACTGGTCGAATGTGCAATACCCACAATATCACCATTCATTCCATTGCACAGACCGCCAATCTTCGTCCTCAAAACCACTCTTTGTGGCCTCAGAACTACAATGAATTCACAGGCGTTGCAAAATTTGAACATCCCAAATCATCTTTCCCTAAAAGATGTAATACCATAATGTCGGCTTCATCTTCAGAAGTATTAACAGAAACTGCCCAGGCCCTGTCCAGCGGTCTGGACGAAACAGCGTTTGCATTACTGGGAGGAGGAGCCATTGCTGCTCTGGCAGCTGCGCTATCTTTTGCAGACCCCGAGAAGAGAAGGAAGCAGCAGGCAGCCGAAACGGGTGGAGATGAAAAAGAAGTTGTAAGAAACTATTTCAATACCGCTGGTTTTGAGAGGTGGAAAAGAATCTATGGAGAAACAGCTGATGTGAATTCTGTTCAGCTGGACATTCGTGAGGGACATGCACAAACTGTAGAAAAAGTTTTACAGATGGTTAAAAAAGATGGATCTTTAAATGGTATCAGTGTTTGTGATGCAGGCTGTGGGACTGGTAGCCTGTCTATCCCTTTGGCAATGGAGGGGGCCATTGTCTATGCAAATGACATTTCATCTTCCATGGTAGCAGAGGCAGAAAGGAAGGCCAATGAAGTACTGAAGCCCTCTTCTTTGGGATCCACATTGGTGAAACCAACATTTGAGACTAAGGACTTGGAGTCCTTGGATGGGAAGTATCATACTGTGGCATGTTTGGATGTTTTGATACATTACCCACAAGATAAAGCAGGAGAAATGATTGCTCATCTTGCCTCTCTCGCTGAGAAAAGACTTATTTTGAGCTTCGCCCCCAAGACTTTGTATTATAGCGTGTTAAAGAGGATTGGGGAGCTTTTTCCTGGTCCCTCCAAGGCTACTAGGGCTTATTTGCACTCTGAAGAGGATGTGGAGGCAGCCCTCAGGGCAGCTGGATGGGAGGTTAGAAGAAGAGACATGACTGCAACAAAGTTCTACTTTTCGAGGCTGCTGGAGGCAGTGCCTGCTGTTTCTCGGTGA